CTCGCCGCCCCGGCGCTCGACACTCCCGTCGGCCAGGATCTTCAAGGCCTGCTCGGCGGGCTCGCCGTCGACATCCGCCACCTGGACCACGATCACATCCGACCCCACCTGCCGCTTCAGGTCGTCCGGCGTCCCTTCGGCCACGATCTTGCCCTGGTTGATGATGCCCAGGTAGTCGGCGATTGTCGGCCTCCTGCAGGTACTGCGTCGTCAGGAAGATCGTCATTCCGAGACGCTCGTTGAGGTGACGGACCTCCTCCCACACCCGGGTCCGGCTCACCGGGTCCAGGCCGGTGGTCGGTTCGTCCAGGAACAGCACCTCCGGGTTGTGCACCAGTGCGGCCGCCAGGTCGAGCCGGCGCTTCATGCCGCCCGAGTAGGTGCCGATGCGGCGGCCGAGGGCTTCGCCGATGTCGACCAGGGAGGTGATCGCCTTCACGCGGGCGTCGATCTCGGAACGCCTGAGGCCGTAGAGCCGTCCCTGCAGTCGGAGGATCTCGATCCCGGTCTGCTTGTCGTCCAGGGCTGCCTCCTGCAGGGCGAGGCCGATGCGCAGGCGCACCTCGTCCGGATGCTTGACGACGTTGTGGCCCGCCACCCACGCCCGACCGCTGGTGGGCGCCAGCAGCGTGGAAAGCATGCGGATGACTGTGGTCTTGCCGGCGCCGTTGGGGCCGAGGAAGCCGTAGATCTCGCCGCGTTCGACCTCGAGGTCCACGCCGTCCACCGCGTGCACGTCGCCGTAGGCCTTGGCCAGCCCCTCCGTTTGGACCGCCAGCTCATCCAATCGCAACCCCCCGGGTAGTTGGATCGAGACTATCGGTTACGGGAGGATAAACACCGGCGTGCCCGGAGCGGCCATTCCCGCCAGCCGGGTGACGTCCTTGTTCAGCAGCCGGAGGCACCCGTTGCTCGCAGAGGCGCCCACCGAGCCGTCGTTGCCCCAGCCGTGGATCGCGATCTGGCCGACCCCGCCGCCAAAGTTCGTCAGCACGTTGGAGAAGGCTGCCACGCTCAGCATGTGGGCGCCGTAGGGACTCCCCGGGTTCTTCACGGAGAAGTCGACGTAGTAGTTGCCGGTCGGGGTTGGGGTCTTGGAGGTTCCGACTCCGACCGGGGTCGCCATCAGCAGCTTGGAACCCCTGAAGACGCTCAGCTTTCGTTTGGCGACCTCGATGATGATGTGGTTGGGCACGCTCTTGACCAGCACGTCGGACTTGCGCACCCAACCCGTGGCCCCGTTCGGCCGGGCGGGAAGCTGGACCTTGAGCCACTCCCCCTGGACCTCTTTGACTCCAAAGACCACCTGCATCCCCTCAACCGTGGGATTTCGCATCGTCTTGGTTTGGGCGCCGCCGGGGCCGCTGTGAATCGGGATCTCTCCGACCGCCCCAAACGCCGCCTGGGACGCACCGGGGTGCTTGAATACCAGCGGGGTTTCCGGGGATGGCGATTCCGAGGGCGATTCGGAAGGAGTGGGCTCCGGCGAGGCGGACTCGGACGCCTTCGGCGATGCCTTGGCCCTCTTTTCGGGGGCTTCTGCGGCACCGGTGCCCACCGAAATCCATACGAAGGCTCCGGTTGCCACCAACGCGAGGACACCGACTATCGCCAGGCCGATCTTGTGAAACTTTTTGATGTTGTGACCCCCGTGTCGCCGATTTTCACTTCAGGATCGGACCGGGCTATGAGCTTCAGCGAGCGCCGGCCTGCCGCCCATCCTACCCGGCTGCCGTAAATTCAAAGCCGCGCTCAGTGACTTTTCCACCGCCCCTGGCGTTTGCGTGCGGCTGAACTGCCGGCTAATCCGCCCGGAACGGCGACGATTCTAACCGCATTTCGTCCTATTTTGGGACGTACTTCAGCACAACTATTCCCGAGTTGAACCGGGTGGTGTCCGCCAGCTTCAGGTGTGTGAGGTCGAGGCCCTCGAACAGGCGCTGGCCGCTGCCTGCGATCACCGGGAAGAGCCAGAAGTGGTACTCGTCGGTCAGGTTGTTCTCGAAAAGGGTCTGGCTGAGCTCCCCGGTCCCGTACTTCAACAGGTTCTTCCCGGCCTTGAGCTCGGTGACCTCGTCCACCAGGTTCTCGCCGATCACGCTGGAGTTCCAGATTGGCTCGGTCAGCGTGCGGGAGGCAACGAACTTCGGCATGCCGTTGATCCGGTCGGTGAACTCGTCACCGCTCCGCGAAGGCCACGCCTGGGAGAAGCCCTCGTAGGTCTTCCTGCCCAGCAGCAGCGCGTCCGAAGCGAAAAGCAGGTCGCGGGAGTAGCCGGCGTGCTCGTCGTCCCAGTAGGGCGGTCCCCACCTCTGGGGTTCGGACATAACGCCGTCGAGAGAAATGAAGGTGCTTTCGATGAGCTTGCCCATGGATCTCCTCCTTGCCTGTTGTTGGCCTTAGTGGATGGTGTAGTCGACCATCACCGGCTGCGGGTCGTCCAGGGTCGACTCAATCGTGAAGGTGAGGCGGGCGCTCTCGCCGATCCTTGGGGTGGGCGGTTCCAGTTTCAGTTCCTCCAGCTTCACCGATAATCCGGCCTTGAAGCCCATGACCTCGAGCGCTCCCGCGTCACCCCGCTTCAGGAGCGTCCGCAGGGCGTGGCGGGCCAGCTTGTAGGTGTCGGTGCCGGGTTTCGGATCCCAGCTGCACAGCAGTTTGATGACGACATCCGGGTGATCCCGTGAGATGTCGTTGAGATTGTTGGCCACACTGCGGCGGACCGACTCGTCGGAGTCGTCGTGCAGCCGCTCGAGGATCGGGAGGATCGGCGCCGGGTCGGAGGCCAGCTTATGCAGCCGCATGCCCCAGGGCAGCCGGGGCCGGCAGCCTTCGGTCGCCAGGCGGCGAACCGCGGGATCCGGGTCTGCAGCCCACTCGAGCATCCGGGCCATTGTCCGCTCCTGATCGGAAGCGATGAAGGGCCGGATAGCGAACTCGGCCGACTCCAGCCGGGTGAACTGCGCGAGAGCGGGAACCGATGCCTCCCAGTCGTCCGTGCCATAGGCCTCGACGAAGTCGGAGAACGCCAGCGAC
The window above is part of the Actinomycetota bacterium genome. Proteins encoded here:
- a CDS encoding L,D-transpeptidase, translated to MATGAFVWISVGTGAAEAPEKRAKASPKASESASPEPTPSESPSESPSPETPLVFKHPGASQAAFGAVGEIPIHSGPGGAQTKTMRNPTVEGMQVVFGVKEVQGEWLKVQLPARPNGATGWVRKSDVLVKSVPNHIIIEVAKRKLSVFRGSKLLMATPVGVGTSKTPTPTGNYYVDFSVKNPGSPYGAHMLSVAAFSNVLTNFGGGVGQIAIHGWGNDGSVGASASNGCLRLLNKDVTRLAGMAAPGTPVFILP
- a CDS encoding DNA alkylation repair protein, giving the protein MSPDDPFLLKNLFNRESVGAIGDAVHAGFRGFDRSAFMEMVFDTGWSDRELKQRIRRISEALHEILPGTYRDQLDVLLAAVPHAAEGFSSLAFSDFVEAYGTDDWEASVPALAQFTRLESAEFAIRPFIASDQERTMARMLEWAADPDPAVRRLATEGCRPRLPWGMRLHKLASDPAPILPILERLHDDSDESVRRSVANNLNDISRDHPDVVIKLLCSWDPKPGTDTYKLARHALRTLLKRGDAGALEVMGFKAGLSVKLEELKLEPPTPRIGESARLTFTIESTLDDPQPVMVDYTIH
- a CDS encoding dihydrofolate reductase family protein, encoding MGKLIESTFISLDGVMSEPQRWGPPYWDDEHAGYSRDLLFASDALLLGRKTYEGFSQAWPSRSGDEFTDRINGMPKFVASRTLTEPIWNSSVIGENLVDEVTELKAGKNLLKYGTGELSQTLFENNLTDEYHFWLFPVIAGSGQRLFEGLDLTHLKLADTTRFNSGIVVLKYVPK
- a CDS encoding ATP-binding cassette domain-containing protein → MDELAVQTEGLAKAYGDVHAVDGVDLEVERGEIYGFLGPNGAGKTTVIRMLSTLLAPTSGRAWVAGHNVVKHPDEVRLRIGLALQEAALDDKQTGIEILRLQGRLYGLRRSEIDARVKAITSLVDIGEALGRRIGTYSGGMKRRLDLAAALVHNPEVLFLDEPTTGLDPVSRTRVWEEVRHLNERLGMTIFLTTQYLQEADNRRLPGHHQPGQDRGRRDAGRPEAAGGVGCDRGPGGGCRRRARRAGLEDPGRRECRAPGRR